The nucleotide window TTCTCTCTCAACTAAAGGGGTGATGATTACCTCTAAGCTATCTACCTTTGAAATTACCTTAACATTGCGAACAATATTCTCGTTTTCAATCTCTATTAACCCGTTAGTCTTTAAACTCTCTTCAGATTTGACAGGCGTGTTCGGTATCAAGAAAGAAGCCTCATTCGATAAGTTTGTGCAATTCCCCCTAGTAACCGCGGCATCACAAAAGTCCAACGAAATAGTCCCTAATTCCTTACTAGTATTATCTTCGGTCGCTTGACTGCTGTTGTTCAATAAATTCTTAGGAGTTTCCGTAATCGCGACATTAAAATCGTTTACAGGCGATAAAAATTTGGCCAACGCATCCTTCGCGTTGTTAGCCTCATAAACATCGTTTTCGGTGCCGTTTAAGGCGCTTATCTCACGCTCGTAAACAAATACCTCCTTCATGTGCTTTTCACCTGTCGTCCGTCGCACTGCCAAGCTCTCTTCGGTTGCTGATATCTTCCTTGGTGATGCCCTCCACGCTTCACGTTGCTGGGATTCGATGTACCGCCGCTGCTGTGGCCCATCGTCCCTTGGCTGCACCCCGTTGTCTTGTCCCTGCGCTACGTCGTCCCACTGCTAAATCCTTTCGTCCCGCCATAGGGGCGCGTTTTCCCGTCACTGAAATTCCTCCCATCGTCGGGGGCCTGATGACGCTCGCCACATCGCCCCGCTTCCATGCTGCAGTGCGTCGTCGGGCCGCTGCAGTCCCGTTTCGTatttaaggggggaaatacctttagaactttaaaaaatcgcaacattttttttctataggatattagtataacatcttaagagtatggtgccaaagttttaaagcgaaattcggAGCCCTTCTGATGCTATACCCCATAATCGGGACTCATAGGCGGTAGCCCaccgcaggtatatattcacgcgcttgaagcggaggacccgcctttcataattccctcgtttcaatcattgtaaacatgttactttacattgtttgcgttatacaagaaaaattatcatactgccggcttcgaaatattaaaaagaaacaaaaaacctcggtggaaaaggcaagctgattgatgcgcttatcaggaaactcagcgcatactatggcttagccatacgaagaaatattcatagtgtggaaaatatgaagaaagctataatgacctcgtattatcacttatgctccaccaaagaaaatccaaggcaCGAATACTGTCTGGTAGGAAATGAcagctggtgcaagtggcaaaaagctctagctacaggagtaaatttggaccttatagaacatcctgcaTCACTACATCCAGACGTGCAGAAGCACATCCTACATCCATCCTTCCATCCAtcctttatatgtatatatatatatatatatatataaaatacggTGTACAGTTTTGTTAAAATACGGTGTACACAAAAATGGTTATCATTTGCAGCTTTCACAGAACATTATAACTTGTTTTGTCAACTTTCTGGCAATATCACGTCCAAGTCGTGTTGCATTatatcataaacattatttttttcaaactctgtttcaattcttctttattcttcATAGGTGTTGTCCTTATTCTTCTGTTTAAATGATCCGATAGGTTCTCTATAGTATTAAGATCTGAGGACTGAGGC belongs to Nomia melanderi isolate GNS246 chromosome 12, iyNomMela1, whole genome shotgun sequence and includes:
- the LOC143175126 gene encoding uncharacterized protein LOC143175126 isoform X1 — translated: MKEVFVYEREISALNGTENDVYEANNAKDALAKFLSPVNDFNVAITETPKNLLNNSSQATEDNTSKELGTISLDFCDAAVTRGNCTNLSNEASFLIPNTPVKSEESLKTNGLIEIENENIVRNVKVISKVDSLEVIITPLVEREVEDVKLNDYVDALNRNSLSSCIVVGKNENNINGRLGKAKELTQMRVETEKMYEVHGSQRAEIRVQASERQAENRKAYDKNRIEARKYSVNGIVTRKRIRQGPGLKPVNKFLGPRKIIKRLCDDRYGV
- the LOC143175126 gene encoding uncharacterized protein LOC143175126 isoform X2; translated protein: MKEVFVYEREISALNGTENDVYEANNAKDALAKFLSPVNDFNVAITETPKNLLNNSSQATEDNTSKELGTISLDFCDAAVTRGNCTNLSNEASFLIPNTPVKSEESLKTNGLIEIENENIVRNVKVISKVDSLEVIITPLVEREVEDVKLNDYVDALNRNSLSSCIVVGKNENNINGRLGKAKELTQMRVETEKMYEVHGSQRAEIRVQASERQAENRKAYDKNRIEARKYSVNGIVTRKRIRQGPGLKPDFISTLT